One window from the genome of Castellaniella sp. MT123 encodes:
- the metH gene encoding methionine synthase, with amino-acid sequence MSYPALPYPIESYTRGADFVRLLGRRIVVLDGAMGTMIQRYKLTEADFRGDRFADHDRDLKGDNELLSLVRPDVIREIHQGYLEAGADVIETNTFGATRVAQGDYGLHEIAYELNLASARLAREACDAVSTPDHPRFVAGALGPQPKTASLSPDVNDPGARNITFEALRVAYTEQINGLIDGGVDILLIETIFDTLNAKAAIFAIETVFEERGIRLPVMVSGTVTDASGRILSGQTVEAFWNSVRHARPVTIGLNCALGAALMRPYVAELSKICDTYVCVYPNAGLPNPMAETGFDETPSDTSGLLEEFAQAGLVNVVGGCCGTTPDHIREIARKVRNLPMRQPPVIPVKTRLSGLEPLNFDRDTLFINVGERTNVTGSKMFLRLIREEKFDEALSVARQQVENGAQIIDVNMDEGMLDALTIMPRFLNLLASEPDISRVPVMIDSSKWPVIEAGLRCVQGKCVVNSISMKEGEGPFIEHARLCRKYGAAVVVMAFDTDGQADTLQRRIDICSRAYDILVNQVGFPPEDIIFDPNVFAIATGLDEHNHYAMDFIDGTRWITENLPHARVSGGISNVSFSFRGNEAMREAIHAVFLYYAVQCGLTMGIVNAGQLGVYSELDKQVRDLVEDVVLDRQDPVGKTDPADERTSTERLVELAESIKGSGTKKEEDLTWRQGTVRERLTHSLVHGITAFIVEDTEEVRQEIDAGGGRTIEVIEGPLMDGMNVVGDLFGAGKMFLPQVVKSARVMKQAVAHLLPFIEEEKRQTAEAGGDVRSKGKVVIATVKGDVHDIGKNIVTVVLQCNNFEVINMGVMVPCAKILDMAKEVGADMVGLSGLITPSLEEMAYVASEMQRDDYFRSRNIPLLVGGATTSRVHTAVKIAPNYEGPVIYVPDASRSVGVATSLMSDQVKTYLKEIVDEYELVRERHANRKATPMVTIEEARAAKPAIDWAHYTPPRPKFIGRRTFQHYDLHEILKFLDWTPFFQSWGLMAQFPAILTDDVVGEQASKLYEEGQAMMKRIVEGRWLTANGIVAFYPANSVNDDDIEIYRDETRSEILLTWRGVRQQTQKREGVDNKCLADFIAPKDSGVTDYIGMFAVTGGIGIEKYEQQFQAAGDDYDVIMLKALADRLAEGFAETLHARVRRDLWGYVPDESLPNEDIIAEKYQGIRPAPGYPACPEHTVKRAMFDVLNCGEIGMQLTEGYAMMPASSVCGFYLSHPQSQYFNVGNIGADQVADFVRRTGRDEEDVRRALASTLR; translated from the coding sequence GTGTCCTATCCCGCCTTGCCCTATCCCATAGAATCCTATACACGTGGCGCCGATTTCGTGCGTCTGCTGGGGCGGCGCATCGTTGTGCTGGACGGGGCCATGGGCACCATGATCCAGCGCTACAAGCTGACCGAAGCCGACTTCCGCGGTGACCGGTTCGCCGACCATGATCGCGACCTGAAGGGCGACAACGAATTGTTGTCCCTGGTGCGCCCGGACGTGATCCGCGAAATTCACCAGGGCTATCTCGAGGCCGGCGCCGACGTCATCGAGACCAATACCTTTGGCGCGACCCGGGTGGCGCAGGGCGACTACGGCCTGCACGAGATCGCCTATGAACTGAACCTGGCCTCGGCCCGCCTGGCCCGCGAAGCCTGCGATGCCGTGTCCACCCCCGATCATCCGCGGTTCGTCGCCGGCGCGCTGGGCCCACAGCCCAAGACCGCATCCCTGTCGCCGGACGTCAACGACCCGGGCGCCCGCAACATCACCTTCGAAGCACTGCGGGTGGCCTACACCGAACAGATCAACGGCTTGATCGACGGCGGCGTGGACATTCTGCTCATCGAAACCATTTTCGATACCCTGAATGCCAAGGCCGCCATCTTCGCCATCGAAACGGTCTTCGAGGAACGCGGCATCCGCCTGCCGGTGATGGTGTCCGGCACGGTCACGGACGCCTCCGGGCGCATTCTGTCGGGCCAGACGGTCGAGGCCTTCTGGAATTCCGTGCGCCATGCGCGTCCGGTGACCATCGGCCTGAACTGCGCCCTGGGGGCGGCCCTGATGCGTCCCTATGTCGCGGAACTATCGAAGATCTGCGACACCTACGTGTGCGTCTACCCTAATGCCGGCCTGCCCAATCCGATGGCGGAAACAGGTTTTGACGAAACCCCGTCGGACACGTCCGGCCTGCTCGAGGAATTCGCCCAGGCGGGCCTGGTGAACGTGGTGGGCGGCTGTTGCGGAACGACGCCGGATCACATCCGCGAGATCGCACGCAAGGTGCGCAACCTGCCGATGCGCCAGCCGCCGGTGATCCCGGTCAAGACCCGGCTGTCCGGGCTGGAACCGCTGAATTTCGATCGGGACACGCTGTTCATCAACGTCGGCGAGCGTACCAACGTGACCGGCAGCAAGATGTTCCTGCGCCTGATCCGCGAGGAAAAATTCGACGAGGCCCTGTCCGTGGCGCGCCAGCAGGTGGAAAACGGCGCCCAGATCATCGATGTCAACATGGACGAGGGCATGCTCGATGCCCTGACCATCATGCCGCGTTTCCTGAATCTGCTGGCATCCGAACCGGATATTTCCCGCGTGCCGGTGATGATCGACAGTTCGAAATGGCCGGTGATCGAGGCGGGCCTGCGTTGCGTGCAGGGCAAATGCGTCGTCAATTCCATCTCGATGAAGGAAGGCGAGGGCCCCTTCATCGAACACGCCAGACTGTGCCGCAAATATGGCGCCGCCGTTGTGGTCATGGCGTTCGACACCGATGGGCAGGCCGATACCTTGCAGCGGCGCATCGACATCTGCTCGAGGGCCTACGACATTCTGGTCAATCAGGTCGGGTTTCCGCCGGAAGACATCATTTTCGATCCCAATGTGTTCGCCATCGCGACGGGGCTCGACGAGCACAACCATTATGCGATGGACTTCATCGACGGCACTCGCTGGATCACGGAAAACCTGCCGCACGCCCGGGTATCGGGCGGCATTTCCAACGTCAGCTTCTCGTTCCGGGGCAACGAGGCGATGCGCGAGGCGATCCATGCGGTCTTCCTCTATTACGCCGTGCAGTGCGGCCTGACCATGGGCATCGTCAATGCTGGCCAGCTGGGGGTGTATTCGGAGCTGGACAAGCAGGTAAGGGATCTGGTCGAGGACGTGGTGCTGGATCGCCAGGATCCAGTCGGAAAGACCGATCCGGCGGACGAGCGGACGTCGACCGAGCGCCTGGTCGAGCTGGCGGAATCCATCAAGGGATCCGGAACCAAGAAGGAAGAAGACCTCACCTGGCGTCAGGGCACGGTGCGCGAACGCCTGACGCATTCGTTGGTGCATGGCATTACGGCCTTCATCGTCGAAGATACAGAGGAAGTCCGCCAGGAAATCGATGCCGGCGGCGGGCGCACCATCGAGGTCATCGAAGGGCCGCTGATGGATGGCATGAACGTGGTGGGCGACCTGTTCGGCGCGGGCAAGATGTTCCTGCCGCAGGTGGTGAAATCCGCCCGCGTGATGAAGCAGGCGGTGGCGCATCTGCTGCCTTTCATCGAAGAGGAAAAGCGCCAGACGGCCGAGGCCGGCGGTGATGTGCGATCCAAGGGCAAGGTGGTGATCGCCACCGTCAAGGGCGACGTGCACGACATCGGCAAGAACATCGTCACGGTGGTCCTGCAGTGCAACAACTTCGAAGTCATCAACATGGGTGTCATGGTGCCCTGCGCCAAAATCCTGGACATGGCCAAGGAAGTCGGTGCCGACATGGTCGGTCTGTCCGGCCTGATCACCCCCAGTCTGGAAGAAATGGCCTACGTGGCGTCGGAAATGCAGCGCGATGATTATTTCCGCAGCCGCAACATTCCGCTGCTGGTGGGTGGCGCCACGACCAGCCGGGTGCATACGGCCGTGAAGATCGCCCCCAACTATGAAGGGCCGGTCATCTACGTGCCCGACGCCAGCCGTTCGGTCGGGGTGGCGACCAGCCTGATGTCCGATCAGGTCAAGACCTATCTGAAGGAAATCGTCGACGAATACGAGCTGGTGCGCGAGCGCCACGCCAACCGCAAGGCCACGCCGATGGTGACCATCGAAGAGGCACGGGCGGCCAAGCCTGCCATCGACTGGGCCCATTACACGCCGCCTCGGCCAAAATTCATCGGCCGGCGCACCTTCCAGCATTACGATCTGCACGAGATCCTGAAATTCCTGGACTGGACGCCGTTTTTCCAGTCCTGGGGCCTGATGGCCCAGTTCCCGGCCATCCTGACCGACGATGTGGTGGGCGAGCAGGCCAGCAAGCTCTACGAAGAAGGCCAGGCGATGATGAAGCGCATCGTCGAGGGCCGCTGGCTGACCGCCAACGGCATCGTGGCGTTCTACCCGGCCAATAGCGTCAACGACGACGACATTGAGATCTATCGCGACGAGACCCGCAGCGAAATCCTGCTGACCTGGCGCGGCGTGCGCCAGCAGACGCAAAAGCGCGAAGGCGTGGACAACAAGTGCCTGGCGGATTTTATCGCGCCCAAGGATTCCGGCGTGACCGATTACATCGGCATGTTCGCGGTCACGGGCGGCATCGGCATCGAGAAGTACGAGCAGCAGTTCCAGGCGGCCGGTGACGACTATGACGTCATCATGCTCAAGGCCCTGGCCGACCGCCTGGCCGAGGGCTTCGCCGAAACCCTGCATGCCCGTGTGCGTCGAGACCTGTGGGGCTATGTGCCCGACGAATCCCTGCCCAACGAGGACATCATCGCCGAAAAATACCAGGGGATCCGCCCGGCGCCAGGCTATCCGGCCTGCCCGGAGCACACCGTCAAGCGCGCCATGTTCGACGTGCTGAATTGCGGCGAGATCGGCATGCAACTGACCGAGGGTTACGCCATGATGCCAGCCTCCAGCGTCTGCGGTTTTTATCTCAGTCATCCCCAGTCCCAGTATTTCAATGTCGGCAACATCGGCGCCGATCAGGTCGCCGACTTCGTCCGCCGCACGGGCCGCGACGAAGAGGACGTCCGCCGCGCGCTGGCCAGCACGTTGCGGTAA
- a CDS encoding helix-turn-helix transcriptional regulator: MSRDDAARRQALGAFLRSARARVSPADHGLPSGLRRRTPGLRREEVAQLCGISTTWYTWIEQGRDVSVSVEVWCRLAETLRLARAERHYLFSLAECTDPQTGHLDAVALPDGLSDCVDSIRGPAYILDQSWNVLAWNPALQDLFDGWPGRGRANLLHFIFMDPAARTLVVDWEERASRVVAEFRADVATLAGDPAIQALVAELQAGSPLFARCWTRQTVVEREGGVRAFQHPARGRLRLRQFTFRLAIRPDCKLVMLLGDL; the protein is encoded by the coding sequence ATGTCGCGTGACGATGCCGCGCGCCGCCAGGCACTGGGCGCCTTTCTGCGCAGCGCCCGGGCGCGCGTCAGTCCCGCCGACCATGGCCTGCCCTCGGGGCTGCGCAGGCGCACTCCAGGCCTGCGGCGCGAGGAGGTCGCCCAGTTGTGCGGCATCAGCACGACCTGGTACACCTGGATCGAGCAGGGGCGCGACGTTTCCGTGTCGGTCGAGGTCTGGTGCCGCCTGGCCGAGACCCTGCGCCTGGCGCGCGCGGAACGACACTATCTGTTCAGCCTGGCGGAATGCACCGATCCCCAGACCGGGCACCTGGACGCGGTGGCGCTGCCCGATGGTTTAAGCGATTGCGTGGACAGCATCCGGGGGCCGGCATACATCCTGGACCAGTCCTGGAACGTGCTGGCCTGGAATCCCGCATTGCAGGATCTGTTCGATGGCTGGCCGGGGCGGGGGCGGGCGAATCTGCTGCATTTCATTTTCATGGACCCGGCTGCGCGTACTCTGGTGGTGGACTGGGAAGAGCGCGCCAGCCGCGTGGTGGCCGAATTCCGGGCCGACGTCGCGACGCTGGCTGGCGACCCCGCCATCCAGGCGCTGGTGGCCGAGTTGCAGGCTGGCAGTCCGCTGTTTGCCCGGTGCTGGACGCGTCAGACGGTGGTGGAGCGGGAAGGCGGCGTGCGTGCATTCCAGCATCCCGCCCGGGGGCGCCTGCGTCTGCGCCAATTCACCTTCCGGCTGGCGATCCGGCCGGACTGCAAACTGGTGATGCTGCTGGGGGATCTCTAA
- a CDS encoding DHA2 family efflux MFS transporter permease subunit: MPDSRPAPAAVPASRTLEQRMIPFIVGCALFMQMLDSTVVATALPAMARDLGTTAVHMNITITAYLLATAVFVPISGWAADRFGAQRVFQAAILLFVLSSAACAASNSLAQLVAARVVQGAAGAMMVPVGRIILLRRIPKSELVQAMAFLTLPALLGPVIGPPVGGFLVTYASWHWIFLINIPVGILGMALIQRFIARDVPDGRPRLDTVGFLLSGIAMAALMTCLEAIGHGGMGVGAIAGLIVLGLVCGVLYIRHARHATYPIIDLSLLRTQTFAVSVLGGNLCRFGSGASPFLLAILLQVGFGLSAFSAGMITFTSAAGALLMKLVATPIVHRFGFRRVLTWNALIAASFTAACAAFQADTPVWLMVAVLLTGGFFRSLQFTAVNALTYADLDSAQMSRASSFSAMAQQLGISLGVACAAATLNLSITLRGGIEADRIDVMWGFVVTALCVAASSLSFRRLSNRSGSQLRHHRDQRVARQAGPGDV, from the coding sequence ATGCCAGATTCCCGTCCAGCCCCTGCCGCAGTACCCGCCTCCCGGACTCTGGAACAACGGATGATCCCCTTCATCGTCGGTTGCGCGCTGTTCATGCAGATGCTGGACTCCACCGTGGTGGCGACCGCGCTGCCGGCGATGGCCCGGGACCTCGGCACGACGGCCGTGCACATGAACATCACCATCACGGCCTACCTGCTGGCCACGGCCGTGTTCGTCCCCATCAGCGGCTGGGCGGCCGACCGATTCGGGGCCCAGCGGGTCTTTCAGGCGGCCATCCTTCTGTTCGTACTCAGCTCGGCTGCCTGCGCCGCATCGAATTCGCTCGCGCAACTGGTCGCAGCCCGGGTCGTCCAAGGCGCGGCAGGCGCCATGATGGTGCCCGTCGGGCGCATCATCCTGCTGCGGCGCATCCCGAAATCCGAACTGGTCCAGGCCATGGCCTTCCTGACCCTGCCCGCCCTGCTGGGCCCGGTCATCGGGCCGCCCGTCGGCGGCTTTCTCGTCACCTATGCGTCGTGGCACTGGATTTTCCTGATCAACATTCCGGTCGGCATCCTGGGGATGGCGCTGATCCAGCGCTTCATCGCCCGGGACGTTCCCGACGGCCGGCCCAGACTGGACACGGTGGGGTTCCTGCTCAGCGGCATCGCCATGGCCGCCCTCATGACCTGCCTGGAAGCCATCGGCCACGGCGGCATGGGTGTCGGCGCCATTGCCGGACTCATCGTGCTGGGGCTGGTCTGCGGCGTTCTGTACATCCGGCACGCCCGCCACGCCACCTATCCCATCATCGATCTCAGCCTGCTGCGCACCCAGACTTTCGCCGTCTCGGTGCTGGGCGGCAACCTGTGCCGCTTCGGCAGCGGCGCATCGCCCTTTCTGCTCGCCATCCTGCTGCAGGTGGGATTCGGTCTGTCGGCTTTTTCAGCCGGGATGATCACCTTCACCTCGGCAGCCGGCGCACTGCTGATGAAGCTGGTCGCCACTCCTATCGTGCATCGCTTCGGCTTTCGCCGCGTGCTGACGTGGAATGCCTTGATCGCCGCCTCGTTCACGGCGGCCTGCGCGGCCTTCCAGGCCGACACGCCGGTCTGGCTGATGGTGGCGGTCCTGCTGACCGGGGGTTTCTTCCGGTCATTGCAGTTCACCGCCGTCAACGCCCTGACCTACGCCGACCTGGACTCTGCCCAGATGAGCCGCGCGAGCAGCTTTTCCGCCATGGCGCAACAGCTGGGCATCAGCCTGGGGGTCGCCTGCGCGGCCGCCACGCTGAACCTGAGCATCACCCTGCGCGGCGGCATCGAGGCGGACCGCATCGACGTCATGTGGGGCTTTGTCGTCACGGCGCTGTGTGTGGCGGCCTCGTCCCTGTCCTTCCGGCGCCTGTCGAACCGATCCGGCAGTCAGCTGCGCCACCATCGGGATCAAAGAGTCGCCCGCCAGGCAGGCCCGGGGGACGTTTAG
- a CDS encoding DUF3460 family protein encodes MANNFTSELTQFINQYKTDHPDTEARQRAGRFRLWDKDLNTEQQDGFRAARVAQDPYVYYQKA; translated from the coding sequence ATGGCAAACAACTTCACCTCCGAACTGACGCAGTTCATCAACCAGTACAAGACGGATCATCCGGATACCGAAGCCCGCCAGCGCGCCGGGCGGTTCCGTCTGTGGGACAAGGATCTGAACACCGAGCAACAGGACGGCTTCCGGGCAGCCCGTGTTGCCCAGGACCCCTACGTCTACTACCAGAAGGCCTGA
- a CDS encoding ScpA family protein: MSPAGSEDLDALMAPAVDSTPDVIDHVALARLYGEPLFAIPQDLYIPPDALEVFLEAFEGPLDLLLYLIRKQNFNVLDIPMAEVTAQYLAYVEQVRRTNLELAGEYLLMAALLIEIKSRMLLPVRQSDSGDEVDDPRAELVRRLLEYERMKLAAQRLDAMPRVGRDFLVAHAQADLAVEALLPEVSADDLREAWTAILRRARLNASHHIAHEQLSVRDHMSHILRRLSDVRFMEFTELFMERIRMGDPAAVIVVHFLALLELARESLLEITQAAPYAPLYVRLSYTRSA, translated from the coding sequence ATGTCGCCTGCCGGATCCGAAGACCTGGATGCCCTGATGGCGCCGGCTGTGGACAGCACGCCCGATGTGATCGATCATGTCGCGCTGGCGCGGCTCTACGGCGAGCCGCTGTTTGCCATTCCCCAGGATCTGTACATTCCACCCGATGCGCTGGAAGTCTTCCTGGAAGCCTTCGAGGGGCCGCTGGATCTGCTGCTCTATCTGATCCGCAAACAGAATTTCAACGTGCTCGACATCCCCATGGCGGAAGTCACGGCCCAGTATCTGGCCTATGTCGAGCAGGTGCGGCGCACCAACCTGGAACTGGCGGGGGAATACCTGCTGATGGCGGCCCTGCTGATCGAGATCAAGTCGCGCATGCTGCTGCCCGTGCGGCAGTCCGACTCCGGCGACGAAGTCGATGATCCGCGGGCCGAACTGGTGCGTCGGCTGCTGGAATACGAACGCATGAAGCTCGCGGCCCAGCGCCTGGATGCCATGCCCCGCGTCGGGCGGGATTTTCTGGTGGCCCATGCGCAGGCCGATCTGGCGGTCGAGGCGCTGTTGCCCGAGGTCAGCGCCGACGATCTGCGCGAGGCCTGGACAGCCATTCTGCGGCGTGCGCGCCTGAATGCCAGCCACCATATCGCTCACGAGCAATTATCCGTGCGCGACCACATGAGCCACATCCTGCGGCGGCTGTCCGACGTGCGTTTCATGGAATTCACCGAGCTCTTCATGGAACGCATCCGGATGGGCGACCCGGCGGCCGTGATCGTCGTCCATTTCCTGGCCCTGCTGGAACTCGCCCGCGAATCCCTGCTGGAAATCACCCAGGCGGCGCCCTATGCGCCGCTCTATGTCAGACTGTCCTATACGCGCTCGGCCTGA
- the panC gene encoding pantoate--beta-alanine ligase has product MKVVHTIEDLRDQLRGQLRAAFVPTMGNLHAAHLSLMRLAHQHGDPVVASIFVNRLQFGPNEDFDRYPRTLAEDIEKLERERDVYVLFAPDEREMYPEPQNFRIRPGDALGNILEGEFRPDFFMGVSTVVLKLFSCVQPRVAVFGKKDYQQLMVVRAMCRQFQLPVEILAHETVRDPDGLALSSRNRFLSAAERAEAPNLYGQLQQVRDAVRAGRDDWAGVEAQAMQTLRNRGWDPDYVSVRRQRDLQPPTLQEIHEREPLVVLTAARLGSTRLIDNLEF; this is encoded by the coding sequence TTGAAAGTCGTCCATACCATCGAAGATCTGCGTGACCAGCTGCGAGGGCAGCTGCGTGCAGCCTTTGTGCCCACCATGGGCAATCTTCACGCCGCCCACCTGTCCCTGATGCGGCTGGCGCATCAGCATGGCGATCCGGTGGTGGCCAGCATTTTCGTCAACCGCCTGCAATTCGGTCCCAACGAGGACTTCGACCGTTATCCCCGGACCCTGGCCGAAGACATTGAAAAGCTCGAGCGGGAACGTGACGTCTATGTGCTCTTTGCGCCGGACGAGCGCGAGATGTACCCAGAGCCGCAGAATTTCCGCATCCGGCCCGGCGACGCCTTGGGCAACATCCTGGAGGGCGAATTCCGCCCCGATTTCTTCATGGGCGTCAGCACCGTGGTGCTCAAGCTCTTTTCCTGCGTGCAGCCGCGCGTGGCTGTGTTCGGGAAAAAGGATTATCAGCAGCTGATGGTGGTGCGCGCCATGTGCCGCCAGTTCCAGCTGCCGGTGGAAATCCTCGCGCACGAAACCGTGCGCGACCCGGACGGGCTGGCGCTGTCCTCGCGGAATCGCTTCCTGTCGGCCGCCGAGCGCGCCGAAGCCCCCAATCTGTATGGTCAGCTGCAACAGGTGCGCGATGCCGTCCGGGCCGGTCGTGACGATTGGGCGGGCGTCGAGGCGCAGGCCATGCAGACCCTGCGCAATCGTGGCTGGGATCCGGATTACGTGTCGGTGCGCCGCCAGCGGGACCTGCAGCCGCCGACGCTCCAGGAAATCCACGAGCGCGAGCCCCTGGTGGTGCTGACGGCCGCCCGGCTGGGCAGCACCCGGCTGATCGATAATCTGGAATTCTGA
- a CDS encoding helix-turn-helix transcriptional regulator, with translation MSVYGMGPDGDQPGDSPLNCLTVREREVADYITRGRSNKYIAAELGVSQRTIEAHRARIFTKIGVRNAVELTQRCVRWHMKLPATDDLGAGVRGGTPAGCRVACARRHPAIRRLAGGVGEISLRGRPGPVWRTALK, from the coding sequence ATGTCTGTCTACGGCATGGGTCCTGACGGCGATCAGCCAGGGGACTCACCACTGAATTGTCTGACCGTGCGTGAACGCGAAGTCGCGGATTACATCACACGGGGCCGTTCCAACAAATACATCGCAGCCGAACTCGGCGTCTCGCAGCGCACGATCGAGGCGCACCGGGCGCGCATCTTCACCAAAATCGGGGTGCGCAACGCCGTGGAACTGACCCAGCGCTGCGTGCGCTGGCACATGAAACTGCCGGCCACCGACGATCTCGGCGCAGGAGTGCGGGGCGGGACACCGGCGGGATGCAGGGTGGCATGCGCGCGTCGGCACCCCGCCATCAGGCGGCTGGCCGGGGGCGTCGGCGAGATCAGTTTGCGGGGCAGGCCTGGGCCGGTTTGGCGGACAGCTCTGAAATAG
- a CDS encoding A24 family peptidase: MTPPLAWLAGVIAVLVCLWGGGGLARWAQVYADRLDAGNAPDARTLWGAARSARRLPPRAWRDGLGAACAGAAAAWLLFDQGPGGLTLLPLCLGLGALAWIDARSGLLPDALTLPLMLAGWWVGHQGLVTAGFASVAVWSGLMALACLYRWCRGRDGLGGGDVKCLAALAGWLGLPATLVILWAASVLGLLWWAFAGRRRLRAYPFGPCIALASAPLILCGPDRADRWVTVMFSM, from the coding sequence ATGACGCCGCCACTGGCGTGGCTGGCCGGGGTCATCGCCGTTCTCGTCTGCCTGTGGGGTGGCGGCGGCCTGGCCCGATGGGCGCAGGTCTATGCTGATCGGTTGGACGCCGGGAACGCACCGGATGCCAGAACCTTATGGGGCGCTGCCCGCAGCGCCAGGCGGCTGCCGCCCAGGGCCTGGCGGGACGGCCTGGGGGCGGCCTGCGCAGGTGCGGCAGCCGCCTGGCTGCTGTTCGATCAGGGGCCGGGTGGCCTGACGTTGCTGCCGCTGTGCCTGGGCCTGGGCGCCCTGGCCTGGATCGACGCGCGCAGCGGCCTGCTGCCGGATGCCTTGACCCTACCCCTGATGCTGGCCGGCTGGTGGGTGGGGCATCAGGGGCTGGTGACGGCCGGCTTCGCGTCGGTGGCGGTCTGGTCCGGGCTGATGGCGCTGGCCTGCCTGTATCGGTGGTGTCGGGGGCGGGACGGGCTGGGTGGCGGCGACGTGAAATGCCTGGCCGCCCTGGCCGGTTGGCTGGGGTTGCCGGCCACCCTGGTGATCCTGTGGGCCGCCAGCGTGCTGGGGCTGCTCTGGTGGGCCTTCGCGGGCAGGCGCCGTCTGCGCGCCTACCCCTTCGGTCCTTGTATTGCGCTGGCGTCCGCGCCGCTGATCCTGTGTGGTCCAGATCGGGCCGATCGCTGGGTTACAGTCATGTTTTCGATGTGA
- the coaE gene encoding dephospho-CoA kinase (Dephospho-CoA kinase (CoaE) performs the final step in coenzyme A biosynthesis.), translating into MYSIGLTGGIGSGKTQVADWLAQWGAAVIDTDRIAHELTAPGGSAIEPLRQAFGPAAILPDGRLDRDWMRDRVFADPEMRRRLESILHPLIGQAVQAQAARAQGPYRVFVVPLLVESGRWRDRVDRICVVDCDPETQIRRVQARSGLTREAIGRIMSAQSSREDRLAAADDVIVNDGVTDLAALRERSWHCHQTWCQLASRSPDGPATHD; encoded by the coding sequence ATGTATTCGATCGGTCTGACCGGCGGGATCGGGTCCGGCAAGACCCAGGTGGCGGACTGGCTGGCGCAATGGGGGGCCGCAGTGATCGATACCGACCGGATCGCGCATGAACTGACGGCGCCGGGCGGATCGGCGATCGAACCCCTGCGCCAGGCTTTTGGTCCGGCGGCCATTCTGCCCGACGGCCGCCTTGACCGTGACTGGATGCGGGATCGCGTATTTGCAGATCCGGAAATGCGCCGGCGGCTGGAATCCATCCTGCATCCCTTGATTGGCCAGGCCGTCCAGGCGCAGGCGGCGCGGGCGCAGGGCCCATACCGTGTCTTCGTCGTACCGCTGCTGGTGGAATCCGGGCGCTGGCGGGATCGGGTGGACCGGATCTGTGTGGTGGACTGTGATCCGGAAACGCAGATCCGGCGCGTGCAGGCGCGCAGCGGGCTGACGCGGGAAGCCATTGGGCGTATCATGTCCGCTCAGTCTTCCCGGGAGGATCGCCTGGCTGCGGCCGACGACGTCATCGTGAACGATGGGGTCACCGATCTGGCTGCGCTGCGTGAACGGTCCTGGCATTGTCATCAGACATGGTGCCAGCTGGCTTCACGGTCGCCCGACGGGCCGGCCACTCATGATTAG
- the zapD gene encoding cell division protein ZapD, with protein sequence MILYEYPCNERVRTLLRVEYLFDRLFFFVKGEDARCHQIAMATLFDLLDVCERADVRTAVLQDLDRHRTALSALREHPGVDRPTLDSLLKEMQSVSADLSGQGRIGQCLRDNEWLASLRGRITAPGSSSPIDLPSYYAWQIKPVEARVRDLAGWIDTMMPLHRAVALILQMLRDAGDAHDQVASQGAYQEMLGGKTFQLLRVWVDQGLGVFPEISANKYVIWVRFSLQDNTAKPQPAGRDIAFRLARCNL encoded by the coding sequence GTGATTCTGTACGAGTACCCCTGTAATGAACGTGTGCGTACCCTGCTCAGGGTCGAATATCTGTTCGACCGTCTGTTTTTCTTCGTGAAGGGCGAAGACGCTCGTTGCCACCAGATCGCCATGGCCACCCTGTTCGACCTGCTCGACGTCTGCGAGCGTGCCGATGTGCGCACGGCTGTCCTGCAGGATCTGGATCGGCATCGCACGGCACTGTCGGCCTTGCGCGAGCATCCCGGCGTCGATCGCCCCACGCTCGATAGCCTGCTGAAAGAAATGCAGTCCGTGTCGGCGGATTTGTCCGGACAGGGCCGCATCGGCCAGTGCCTGCGGGACAACGAATGGCTTGCCAGCCTGCGCGGGCGCATTACCGCGCCGGGCAGCTCGTCCCCCATCGATCTGCCTTCCTACTACGCCTGGCAGATCAAACCCGTCGAGGCCCGTGTCCGCGACCTGGCAGGCTGGATCGACACGATGATGCCGCTGCATCGGGCGGTGGCGTTGATCCTGCAGATGCTGCGCGACGCGGGCGATGCCCATGACCAGGTGGCCAGCCAGGGGGCATATCAGGAAATGCTGGGGGGCAAGACCTTCCAGCTGCTACGGGTCTGGGTCGATCAGGGGCTGGGGGTTTTCCCCGAAATCAGCGCCAACAAATACGTCATCTGGGTGCGGTTCTCCCTGCAGGACAATACGGCGAAGCCGCAGCCGGCCGGCCGCGACATTGCGTTTCGCCTCGCCCGCTGCAATCTCTAG